The following proteins come from a genomic window of Alosa sapidissima isolate fAloSap1 chromosome 20, fAloSap1.pri, whole genome shotgun sequence:
- the ubxn1 gene encoding UBX domain-containing protein 1 isoform X1: MKPTGETTKPCPNVRSVCLPWRLRHTAFKTMAECTTLESLLEMGFSRNRAEKAVAHTGNQGIERAMDWLMEHENDPDIDEPYVPPAGNVVGGGTDQQSAAQPPLEPSEPSESTEHDIAMMQEGEGDGKQAMTEEERIAQVKRLEELMRVKQEERRERERKDEVEREKQRRKQGQELLQIKSKLQDDEMKKLADQRRKEKMEDRLAKQRVRDKIARDREERAQKFGGGNASGTGISSPPPEATSPTPSDNQGPPPAKKDYDECRIQVRMLDGSALTATFKAQEPLAAVRVYIQMNGGSDQDFGLLSPYPRRVYTELDMEKPLRELGLVPSAVLVVTKK; encoded by the exons ATGAAACCGACGGGGGAAACAACGAAACCCTGTCCCAATGTGAGAAGCGTTTGCTTACCTTGGAGACTCAGACACACTGCTTTCAA AACCATGGCCGAATGCACTACATTAGAGAGTCTGCTTGAAATGGGGTTCAGCAGAAACCGAGC AGAGAAGGCTGTGGCGCACACAGGAAACCAGGGAATAGAAAGAGCAATGGACTG GTTGATGGAACACGAAAACGACCCAGACATCGATGAGCCATACGTGCCACCGGCAGGGAATGTTGTAGGCGGAGGAACTGATCAGCAGAGCGCAGCACAACCACCGTTAGAACCTTCAGAACCTTCAGAAT CTACGGAGCATGACATTGCAATGAtgcaagagggagagggagatggcaAGCAAgccatgacagaggaagagaggattgCACAGGTGAAAAG ATTGGAGGAGCTGATGAGGGTGAAGCAGGAAGAGCGGCGCGAGAGGGAGCGCAAGGACGAGGTGGAGCGGGAGAAACAGCGCCGGAAGCAGGGCCAGGAGCTCCTGCAGATTAAATCCAAACTCCAGGATGACGAAATGAAGAAGCTGGCTGACCAGCGGAGGAAGGAGAAGATGGAGGATCGGCTAGCCAA GCAGCGGGTCCGAGACAAGATAGCCCGTGATCGAGAGGAAAGAGCTCAGAAG TTTGGCGGTGGCAATGCTTCAGGGACTGGCATTTCTTCTCCCCCACCTGAGGCAACCTCACCAACCCCCTCAGACAACCAGGGCCCCCCACCAGCCAAGAAGGACTACGATGAGTGCAGGATACAG GTGCGCATGCTGGACGGCTCAGCACTCACAGCCACATTCAAAGCCCAGGAGCCACTAGCAGCTGTGCGGGTCTACATACAAATGAACGGAGGCAGCGATCAAGATTTCGGCCTGCTGTCGCCATACCCACGCCGCGTCTACACTGAGTTGGATATGGAGAAGCCGCTTCGGGAACTAG GTTTGGTGCCTTCTGCAGTCCTCGTTGTTACCAAGAAGTAA
- the ubxn1 gene encoding UBX domain-containing protein 1 isoform X2, which translates to MAECTTLESLLEMGFSRNRAEKAVAHTGNQGIERAMDWLMEHENDPDIDEPYVPPAGNVVGGGTDQQSAAQPPLEPSEPSESTEHDIAMMQEGEGDGKQAMTEEERIAQVKRLEELMRVKQEERRERERKDEVEREKQRRKQGQELLQIKSKLQDDEMKKLADQRRKEKMEDRLAKQRVRDKIARDREERAQKFGGGNASGTGISSPPPEATSPTPSDNQGPPPAKKDYDECRIQVRMLDGSALTATFKAQEPLAAVRVYIQMNGGSDQDFGLLSPYPRRVYTELDMEKPLRELGLVPSAVLVVTKK; encoded by the exons ATGGCCGAATGCACTACATTAGAGAGTCTGCTTGAAATGGGGTTCAGCAGAAACCGAGC AGAGAAGGCTGTGGCGCACACAGGAAACCAGGGAATAGAAAGAGCAATGGACTG GTTGATGGAACACGAAAACGACCCAGACATCGATGAGCCATACGTGCCACCGGCAGGGAATGTTGTAGGCGGAGGAACTGATCAGCAGAGCGCAGCACAACCACCGTTAGAACCTTCAGAACCTTCAGAAT CTACGGAGCATGACATTGCAATGAtgcaagagggagagggagatggcaAGCAAgccatgacagaggaagagaggattgCACAGGTGAAAAG ATTGGAGGAGCTGATGAGGGTGAAGCAGGAAGAGCGGCGCGAGAGGGAGCGCAAGGACGAGGTGGAGCGGGAGAAACAGCGCCGGAAGCAGGGCCAGGAGCTCCTGCAGATTAAATCCAAACTCCAGGATGACGAAATGAAGAAGCTGGCTGACCAGCGGAGGAAGGAGAAGATGGAGGATCGGCTAGCCAA GCAGCGGGTCCGAGACAAGATAGCCCGTGATCGAGAGGAAAGAGCTCAGAAG TTTGGCGGTGGCAATGCTTCAGGGACTGGCATTTCTTCTCCCCCACCTGAGGCAACCTCACCAACCCCCTCAGACAACCAGGGCCCCCCACCAGCCAAGAAGGACTACGATGAGTGCAGGATACAG GTGCGCATGCTGGACGGCTCAGCACTCACAGCCACATTCAAAGCCCAGGAGCCACTAGCAGCTGTGCGGGTCTACATACAAATGAACGGAGGCAGCGATCAAGATTTCGGCCTGCTGTCGCCATACCCACGCCGCGTCTACACTGAGTTGGATATGGAGAAGCCGCTTCGGGAACTAG GTTTGGTGCCTTCTGCAGTCCTCGTTGTTACCAAGAAGTAA